The Chloroflexota bacterium genomic sequence GCCGCCAAGCATTTTGCGCCAGCGATGGACCTTTTTGATAAACTCGCCTGAGCCAGCCACAATCGAGCCAATTGGCGCACCCAAGCCTTTGGATAAGCAAAATTGCACGCTATCGACATGCTTGGTGATGGTGCTAGCTGGCACGCCGAGCGCCACGGCTGCATTGAACACCCGTGCGCCATCCATATGCACTGGCAAGTTTTGGCTGCTGGCCCATTGCTGCACCTGTGCCAAATATTCCAACGAAAGCACCGTGCCACCACAGCGATTGTGGCTATTTTCTAGACACACCAGGCCTGCCTGAGCGGCATGGGCATCGTAGGCTGGGCGTACTGCTGCATTCAAGGCCGCTAAATCCAGCTCGCCTTGGGCATTGGTTGGGATGGGATGAAACACCAAGCCACCCAAGGCTGAAGCGCCACCCGCCTCATAATGATAAATATGCGATTCATCGCCAAGCAACAGCTCTTGACCACGCCCAGCATGGGCCAAAATTGCCGCCAAATTGCCCATCGTGCCGCTTGGCACAAAAATTGCCGCCTCTTTGCCAACCAGATCGGCGGCATAGCGCTGTAATTGATTGACCGTTGGATCATCGCCAAACACATCGTCGCCAACCTCGGCGTGATGCATGGCCTCACGCATGGCCAAACTTGGCTTCGTAACGGTATCGCTGCGCAAATCGATCATGGTTAACTCCTTCAAAATTTTAGCCAATTACCCGCCTAAAGTTACTGGCAAGTGGCTGCTGAAGCACCAAACAATTATATCAAAAGCTTTCGGGAACAAATTGAAAGCCTGTGGCGTTGAGTATACAGAAACCAAATAAGCAGCGCATCACCCAAGCCGGATGGAGCTGAGCACTGCTTGTAGAGTTCACTTAATTGCTTGTTAGTATGAGGAATGGATAATGAACGCTCGTAACTCAATTATTGGTTGGTCGTTGGCACTGTTGTTGATTGTTGGGTTTGGAATTACCTCGTTGGTGATTTTACCCCGTGGTAGTGCCGCCCAAACCGATACCGAGAGCCGCAAACGAATTTCAGTTACTGGTCGCGGCGAAGTCAAGGTAACGCCCGATATTGCCTATGTGACGATTGGGGTTAACACCAACGCAGCAGATGCCAAAAGCGCTTTGAGCGAAAATAACACCAAAATGAATGCCTTGATCGAGCAATTGAAAGCCGCTGGCATTGCCGAAGCCGATATTCAAACCACCAACCTTAACATCTCGCCAAGCTACGATTACTCGGGCAACACCCCAGTTTTGAAGGGCTACGATGTCAACAACAGCGTGCGCGTCAAAGTTTCGGTGAGCGATGCTGGTGGTTTATTGGATAAAGTGGTTGAAGTTGGCGCAAACAACATTTCAGGCTTGAGTTTTGATGTCGCCGACCCAGCTAAATCATTGGAAGCCGCTCGCCAAGCTGCAATCAAAGATGCTCAATTGCGGGCCGAACAATACGCCGCTGTTAGCAACGCTCAAGTTGGCGAAGTATTGGTTATCAGCGAAACGTCAACTCCTGTAACCTACCCAGTGGCCTACGAATCACGCGATATGGCCGCCGGCGCTGGCGCACCAATCCAACCAGGCCAACAAAGCCAAGTTATCGAAGTTCAAGTGATTTTCGAACTAAAGTAAGCTAGCTAAATTTCAATCGAGGCTAGATTAAATCGGGGGCTTGCTCAAGTATTATGCTTGAGCAAGCCTGTTTTTTATAGTGGGGGTTGGTTGTTGGGGGCTAGTAAGTCCGAATAAAGAGCATAGAGCATAGAACATAGAGCATAAATAAGGACTGGGAATTAGAAGATTATTTGTGGAATTCGTGGAATTCGTGGCTAAAAATAACTTTCGTGCTCTTCGCGTCCTTCGTGGTTTCGTCCTTCATGGATCTTCAAACTTGGCGAATCGTAATTACTGGCGGATGCTCCAAGGTTGCATGAACTGTACAATGTTGGGCGGCGCGTAATACGGCAGCTTGACGAGCTGCGGAGATGCTGACTGGGAGCATAACCTCAATTTCGTAGCGATCGATTCGGCGTGGCTCGCTGCCAAAACTCCAGCGAATGACCAAGCTGGTTTCGCTTAAATCAAGCTCAGCAGTTTGGGCGTAGCGCTCCATCACCGCAGCGGTGCAACCAACCAAGGCGGCTGCCTGCAATTGGACAGGATTGAGATCAGCGGGATAGCCAAATGACTGGCCATCAAAAATGAGATCAAGTTGATCGGATTGTGTAACTGAAATTCGCATAAAACACCTTTTCCAAATGATCAAAATCTGTGTGAGGAATCTATGAACCTTGTGCGTAGCTTAACATTAATTGGCTTGTTTGGCTGTTTAACTGGCTGTATGAGCACAACCGCCGAGCCAACTAGCCAACCTACTACTGTGCCTTCAACCCCTACGCTTGCAGCTATTGCAACGCCAACTATGGGCGAAGTGCCGCAACGTTTGGCTTTTGTTGCCAATCAGCCCAATGCTGTGACAATTATGCTGGCAGCGCTTGATGGCAGTCCTGCCCAAGTGCTCAATCCTGATTTTCCGATGGCGCTTGACCCAAGTTGGTCGCCTGATGGCAATGAATTGGCCTTTGCGGTGCAAGATAGTGATGGCTTCAACATTTATATCAGTGCTGCTGATGGCAGTAATCTCGTTCAAGTAACCACCGAGGCTGGTGACGATCAACACCCAAGTTGGTCACCTGATGGGCAACAATTGGTCTTTCAATCAAATCGCTCGGGCAATGATGAAATTTATCGCGTTAATCGTGATGGTGGCAACGTGCTGCAACTGACCAATGATCCAGCCCAAGATTGGATGCCAAGTTGGTCGCCTGATGGTAGTTTGATCGCATTTAGTTCATCGCGTGGGTTCAACAACGAGGAATCAGCGGGCCGTGAATTGTATTTGATTCAGCCTGATGGTCAAAACTTACAGCAATTAACCAAAGCTCGTGGCCGCGCTCAAAGCCCTGCATGGTCGCCTGATAGCCAGCAATTGGCCTATGTGTTTTTTGATAGTGCTATGGTTGGCGGAGATGTTGCGAGTAATACAATCTATACCATCAAGCGTGATGGCAGCGATGCAACGTTATTGCAAGATAATGCCTTCAATCCCCAATGGCTTGATCAGCGGATTGTCTTCACCACCTATGATTTGAACACCTATCATACGGCCCTGCGTAGCTTGGATTTGAATACGCTGCAAGTGAGCGTGCCGATCAGCATGACGGAGCTTGATTTGATGCAACCAGTATTCAATCGTTGAGCTGAATTTAACCATGAAGCGTAGCTGCAAATTTAGAAGGGATGGCTTAGATGCTGCCAGTTCAGTGTGCGATGTGTCAATCCAACAACATTATTCCAACTGCAACCATTCACGAGATGGAAAAACGCAATGAACGCCTGATGGTGACGGTCTATACCAATCCCAAGGCTGTTTTTGCTAAGGGCGGGGTTGATACGTGGGTAACTTGTGCCATTTGCGGTGAGTGTGGCCACATTATGCTGTATGCCGAAGATCCTCAAGCCTTGTGGCAAGCCTATCAAGCTCAGCAAAACAGTTAATACCTGAGGATCTGCGCAAAGAAATGAGGCTATAGGCTATGGGCTGTCGGAAGATTTGTCGATTGTATCCAATACCTCAGTCTCAACAGCCTATAGCCACCAGCCAATAGCCATAAAGTCTAGATAATCAGCATGGCATCGCCAAACGAGAAGAAGCGATACTGGCGTTCAACCGCCTCGGCATAGGCTTGCATAATCAAATCGCGGCTTGCCAAAGCACTTACCAAGAGCAACAAAGTCGATTTAGGCAAGTGAAAATTGGTGATCAAGCTATTGACTAGGCGATATTCATAGGGTGGGTAGATATAAATACTGCTCCAGCCCGCCGCCGCTTGGATTTCGCCAGTGGTTAAGCTAATTGCTTGGGCTTGAGCCACGGTTTCAAGCACGCGGGTGCTGGTTGTGCCAACTGTAATGATTCGCCCGCCAGCAGCGCGAGTTGCATTAATTGCTTGGGCGGTTTCAGCCGAAAGCTCATACCATTCGCTATGAATTTGATGCTCCAGCGCGTTTTCAGTTTGCACAGGCCGAAACGTATCCAGTCCAACATGCAAGGTAACATTGGCCCAGCCAACCCCCAGCGCTTTAACTTGCTCGATTAATTCTGGAGTCCAGTGCAAGCCAGCGGTTGGGGCGGCGGCTGAGCCTGCTTGAGCGCTATAAACTGTTTGGTACCGCTCAGGATCAGTTAGTGGCGCAGTGATATATGGCGGGGTGGGCATTGAACCAAGTTCGGGCAAACGATCATTAATTGGTTGCTCAAAACGAACAATGCGACTGCCACTCTCCAATAATTCCTCGACTGTGGCTTGGACTTGTGCTCCACTATGGCCAGTGATGATTAAGTTTGTGCCAACCGCAACCTTGCCTTTGATCAAGGCTTCCCAATGTTGGGCATCGCGTTGTTTGAGCAGCAGTAGCTCAGTTTTGCCGCCGCTGGCTTTTTGGCCATACAAACGGGCAGGCAAAACGCGGCTATCGTTGGCAACCAACAGATCGCCAGGTCGCAAATAGCGCCCAATCTCATAAAAATGGCGATGCTCAAGCTGGCCCGTGGCGCGGTCGAGCACTAACAAGCGCGAATGGTCGCGTGGTTCAACTGGGGTTTGGGCGATGCGTTCGGGTGGCAAGTGATAATCAAAATCGGCAATTGGTAGCATGATCATTGGCTATAGGCTATGGGCGATAGGCTATAGATAAGTATGGGTTCAGGATTGATAGGATACCATAGAACATAGAACATAGAGCAAAGAACATAGAACATAGAGCATAGGGGCGAAATCACGAAGGACATGGAGGGCGAGGAATGCGATGTCAGGGGTCAGGATTCAGGGACTAGATAGTGAAATTTAAATGAAGATCATTGATGGTTATCAGAACTCGACCCCTAGCCGCTGAACCCTAGCCCCTGAATCCTATGTTCTTTGTTCTTCTATGCCCCAACCACGCGACTGGTCAATGGATAGCCCGCCCCAAAAATCGCGCCGAGCAATTGCTCTTTGATTGCGGCGAATTCGGCGCTACCACGTTGGCGGCTGCGTGGCAGGTGAATCGGCAAATTGAGCGCAATCTGCTGATTCTGAATCAACAATACCCGATCAGCCAAGGCAATCGCTTCTTCAACATCGTGGGTAACCAGAATGGCGGTGAAGCCCTGTGCCCGCCAAAGTTGCTCGACCAATTGCTGCATTTCGATTCGTGTCAGGGCATCGAGTGCGCCAAATGGCTCATCAAGCAGCAATAAACTGGGCGTATTGGCGATCGCACGGGCAAGCGCTAAGCGTTGACGTTCGCCACCTGATAAGCCCAATGGCCAATCGTACGCTCGATCCGCAAGGCCAACTTGATGCAAAGCTTGTAGGGCATGCTCAGGATTGAGGTTAGGCAAACCGAGCGCGACATTCTCCCAAACCCGTTTCCAAGGCAACAAGCGAGCATCTTGAAACATCACACGGGCGGCAGGATTTAAGCCCGCCAATGGGCTATTATCAAGCGCTACTTGGCCAATGGTTGGCTCGGTTAGGCCAGCAATCAAGCGTAACAAGGTTGTTTTGCCACAGCCACTTTTGCCGATGATCGCGATAAATTCGCCAGGTTTAATCTCAAGGTTGATGTCGTGCAAAATTGTCCGATTGGCAATTGCCTTGCCCAAGCCACGTAACCCTAATTCAACTCCACGGATACTCATCACACACACTCCTACGAGATTTATTGTTTATGCGCCAACTCGCCAACGAAGGCTGCGGCGTTCGATCAAACGCGCAATCGTATCGGCCAATTTGCCGAGCAGGGCATAGATCACAATGCCCATTACCAACACGTCAGTTTGCATAAATTCGCGGGCATTCATCGTCAAATGACCGATACCAGCGTTCGATGCCAAACTCTCAGCGACGATCAAGGTCAACCACATTACTCCCAATGCAAAGCGTAGGCCAACCAAAATTGAGGGTAATGCCCCAGGAAAAATAATATGGCGAAACAAGCCCCATTTTGATAACCCATAAACGATGCCCATCTCACGTAGATTGGGATCAATGCTGCGGACACCATGATAGGTATTCAAATAGAGTGGGAAGAATACGCCAAAGGCTACCAAAAATAGGCGTGATGTTTCGCCAATGCCAAACCATAAAATCACCAATGGCAGTAACGCCAAATGGGGAATATTGCGAATCATTTGGAAGGTACTGTCAAACAGGCGTTCACTGGTTGGAAATGTGCCATTCAGCAAGCCAAAGATAAAGCCAAGGCTGCCGCCAATTGCCAAGCCAAGGAGTGCCCGACGGGTGCTAATTGCAATATCGCCAAGCAAATTCTGGTGCAGCAACAGCTCCCAGGTTGTTTGCAGAATTGTACTGGGTGCTGGCAACACGCGGGCGCTCAGCCAGCCAATCGTTGCGGCAAGTTGCCATATCCCAATGAGCACGATTGGCACCAGCCATGGGAGCCAGCGTTGGTCCAATTGGCGTAATTGCAGCCGTTTTTTGGCTGAGCGCGGCGCGGTTGTTGGTTGTTCAATCGCCAATGCCATTGCTAAGGCTCCTTTCGTAGGGACAAGGGAGGGATCAGGGGTCAGAAGTTAGCTGAAACCACGAAGGACACGAAGAGCGCGAAGGGAAATTGGCTATAGGCTAGCGGCTTTTGGCGCAATAGATCATCGATGTACCAACATTTGTTCCGATAGCCATCAGCCTGGCGCCATTGTTTCTCTGCGTCTCTGCGTTAATGACTTTTTGGGTTTCGTGCTCGTGTCCTTCGTGGATCAGACGCTCATATTCTAGCCCCTGAATCCTGACTCCTGATCCCTATGTTCTATGCTCTATGTTCTATGTTCTTGCTTGTCCTTCGCGCCGCGAAAATTCGTGCAGTTGCAGCAACTCACCAAAGATCCCAGTTTGGTTGGTAGGCGCGGTTGGTTTGCTGCCCAACGGCAAGCGCGGGAACAGCAATTCAGCCACGCGATACGCTTCTTCTAGGTGGGGATAGCCTGAGAGCACAAAGGTATCAATGCCTAGTTCGTTATATTCGAGCATGCGTTCGGCGACGGTTCCGGCATCGCCAACCAAGGCTGTGCCAGCGCCACCGCGTACCAAGCCAACTCCCGCCCACAAATTTGGGCTAACTTCTAGCTGGTTGCGATTGCCATTGTGCAAGGCTTGCATGCGCTTTTGACCGACTGAATCCATCTTGGCAAAAGCCGCTTGTGCATTAGCAATTGCCGCATCATCAACATACCGAATCAGATCGTTGGCGGCATCCCATGCGGCTTGGTTGGTTTCGCGCACGATCACATGCATACGCATGCCGAAACGAATTGTGCGGCCATGCTTGGCGGCCAAGGCGCGAACTTGGGCAATTTTCTCGGCGACTTGGGCTGGTGGCTCACCCCAAGTCAGATACACATCGACATGTTTGGCGGCAACTTCGAGCGCTGCTGGCGAGGAGCCACCAAAATAGAGCGGCGGATGCGGTTGTTGCAACGGCGGTAACATTAATTTGCCATCGGTTACATGAATATGCTGGCCTTCGAGGGTTACATGTTCGCCAGCCAACACGCGCCGCCAAACTTCCAAAAATTCGTCGGTCAGGGCATAGCGTTGATCATGATCGAGATGTAAGCCATCGCTGGCGACTTCGGCGCTATCGCCACCAGCCACCACATTGATCAACAACCGTCCGTTGGAGATGCGGTCGAAGGTTGAAGCCATGCGCACGGCAGGTCCAGGCAGCATCAGTCCTGGGCGAATTGCCACCAAAAATTTCATCTGGCGCGTGACTGCTGATAGGGCCGAGGCTAAAACCCACGCATCTTCGCAATAATGGCCAGTTGGTAGCAATGCCCCAGTAAAGCCCAATTCATCGACAGCTTGGGCAATTTGGCGCAAATAGGGAAACGTTGTCGAGCGGCTGGCCACGGTTGAGGCAAGATAGCGCCCATCGCCATGGGTTGGAATAAACCATAGGATTTCCATAAAGCCAAGCTCCTTTATCAATGAGCGCTGTCGTTGGGTCACACCACCCCAGCGAACACCAACGACAGCAGGAAATCATCACTGATGATTATACAGATCGACGCTACTGAGCGCTGGCTTGGGCTGGTTGCCACGTCCAAATTGCTTCGCGAATGCTAACCTTTTTGGGAATTAAGCCTAATTCAAAAAAGGTATCGGCAATTTGCTGCTGCTCATTCACAAGTGCGTCATTGATTGGGCTAAGCCCAAAGGCCTGTTTTTTGGCCACTTCTTCTAGGATTGCTGCATCAACCCCAATCACGGGAGCCAGAATCTTGGCAACTGCTTGGGGTTCTTGAGCTGACCATTGCTCAACTTTTTGAATTTCTTCCAAGGTTGCGCTGACCAGATCGGGATGTTGCTCGGCAAAGCTTTTGGCTGCTAAATAATAGCTATGGCTCGGCGCAAGGCTGGCTCCATCGTGCACAATCCGTGCATCGGTTGCCTTGAGCGCAATCGTCAAATAGGGTTCCCAAATAATCCAAGCATCGACGCTGCCACCCTCGAATGCTGGCCGCGCATCGGGCGGAGTCAGGAACGCTGGCTCAATATCGCTATAGTGCAAGCCGGCTTCACGCAGAACATCAATTGCAAAATAATGGGCGCTCGAACCTTTGGCAAAGGCAACTTTTTTGCCCTTGAGTTCGCTCACGCTTTGAATTGGTGAATCTTTCGGTACGAGCAAGGCTTGGCCAGTGGGCGAAGCCGCAACCGAGGCCACATAAACCAGCGGCGTGCCAGCAGCTTGGGCAAAAATTGGCGGAGTTTGGCCAGTCGAGCCAAGATCGATACTGCCTGCATTCAGTGCTTCAAGCAGCGGCGGCCCTGCGGCAAACTCAACCCATTCAACCTTGACATCCTTGAGCCGATTCTCAAGAGCGCCGTTGCCCTTGAGAATCGGCAACGAGCCACCCTTTTGATAGCCGATCCGTAGGGTGCGCGTGCTCGTTTGTCCATCTGAAGCAGCATCATTGCTGGTGGAGCCACAGCTTGCCAAAAGCCCGACGATTAAAGCCAAGGCCAAGCGTTGCCAACCAATTAAAAAACGGTGTGCCATGATCTGCTCCTTAGGCCACTGCTGCCAGTGGCAAAACCCCTAACTGCTGGGCGATATCATCAAGTGCTAGCCCCAGGCGTTCTTCTAAACTGCGATGAATCCGTGGTGGTAATTTTGATCCGAGTAGCTGAATTTGCTGCTCGGCGGCAAACAGGCTCGGAATAATATGCTTAGCCCCAAGCTGGCGAAACCGCGTTGCCAAATCAGCGTAGATTTGGGCTTCGGTTCGCGCCGATGAACCAGTGATTATTGGTAATACCAGCGTATTCCGTAGAATTCCTGCTGGAAGTAGATTAAGCCAGGCACGTAATAATTCAGCATAGGTATCCTTATACACTGGTGTTGCCACAATTAATGCCCCAGCTTGGCGAATCAGTTGGCTATAATGGCGCACTGCTGGGCTAAATTGGGCTTGGCCGATTAATTCTTCTGGTGGAATATCACGCACACTCATCGATTTAACCACGAGTGCATGGCGCTCTAAAATTGTTTTGGAATGCTCCAAAAGTGCTGCTGCTGTTGAGCGGGGCGCTGGACTTCCCGCTAAAGTTACTACATCAACCACCACACACCCCTTTGATGACTTTCTTGATAAGAATACTTAACAATTGCTAGTATAGGCAGTCGCGGTTCCAAAAAAGGTTCCATGCTGGTAGCAAGCTAGTTCCAAATCAAGGCCATGAGGGATGGAGTATAATCAGACGTTGTGATCAAACCCGAACAATACCTGGCCTAAGGAGCTTGTGTGGATAAATCATTACGTTCAAAAGTGGTTATTTCAGTGGTGCTGGGCGTGATTGTCATGCTTGGTCTAGCCCTGTTTAGCGATATTGGCAAAGTTGGTGATAGCCTCAGCACTTTTAATTGGCTGATGCTGCCAGCAGTGCTGGGCTTTACGATTTTCAATTATGTGTTGCGCTGGCTCAAGTGGGATTACTATCTACGCAAGCTGGGCCAAGGCACGAATGTAAGTTATGGCCAAAGTGCTTTGCTGTTTACTGCTGGCATGGTAATGGCGGTCACGCCTGGTAAAGTTGGCGAGGTGCTGAAATCAGGCTTACTCAAACGCCTGAATGGCACACCGATTAGCCGCTCAGCGCCGATTGTCTTGGCCGAACGCTTGACTGATGGTTTGGCGATGCTCTTGCTGATGGCTACAGGTTTGGCACTCTATCCGCCAGCTCGTCCAGCCTTTGTGGTCTTGGTGATTTTGAGCGTTCTGGGTTTGGCGTTGTTCCAAAATCGCCGAATTGCCCTTGGTTTTATTGGGTGGTTGGAGCGTGGGCGCTTGGCGCGTTTCGCCAAACCATTGCATAGCTTTTATGAAAGCAGCGCCGAGCTGTTGAGCGGACGCTTGTTGGTGGTCTCAACCATTATCTCGGTGGTCTCGTGGGCTGGCGAATGTGTAGCCATGTATTATGTGCTACGTGGCTTTGGAGCCGAAGCATCTGGATCACTTTTGTTACAATCGACCTTTATTTTTGCCGCCTCGACGCTGTTTGGTCTGGTATCATTCTTACCAGGTGGTTTGGGAGCTTCAGAAGTTTCGAGCACCTTATTGATTACCACGTTGGTCAAATTAGGCGAGGGCGCGGCAACCGCCGCCACGATTGTCATTCGCTTTTGCACATTGTGGTTTGGCGTGTTGCTGGGGATTGTCGCAATGAGCATCTTCGCCCATCGTTATGGCCTGATCGAGTCGGAGGCAACCAATCTTGCGAAAGAAGCTTAACTATTTATTCGGTTTAGGATTTGGCTTGGTACTTTTAATTGGCTGTAGCTCGGAAGCCGCGCTTGGCGAAGTGACGCTGAGCGAGCCAATTATCAACTTGAATACTGGCCCGCGCACCACCACGATCAGCTATCTGGTTGGGCAGCCAACTAAGGTTTCGATTTGGCTCGAAACCAGTGCTGGTGAACGTTATGCGTTGCGCCAAGCAGTCACGCGTGAGCCATCCAAGGATGCGTATCAAGTGCTGTTTGATGGTAGTGTGCCAATTGATGCTGATACGAATCGTTTATTGCCCAGTGGTAGCTACACAGTGGTGATTGAGGCGGAAAATACTGCAGCTCAACGGCTGAATTTGCAAATCGATCAAGCGCCAAGCGATAGCTTTGATGTGTATGATCTGCGGGTTACGCCCAATCCATTTTCGCCAAATGATGATGCAGTTGAAGATTTTACAACCTTCTCGTATCGTTTGCCGATTACCGCGACCGTCTCGTTGGATGTGATTGATTCCGCCAATGCGACGCGCTATCCAATTCTCAATCGTGAGTTACAAGGCTTGGGCGAACATAGTG encodes the following:
- the ltaE gene encoding low-specificity L-threonine aldolase, whose amino-acid sequence is MIDLRSDTVTKPSLAMREAMHHAEVGDDVFGDDPTVNQLQRYAADLVGKEAAIFVPSGTMGNLAAILAHAGRGQELLLGDESHIYHYEAGGASALGGLVFHPIPTNAQGELDLAALNAAVRPAYDAHAAQAGLVCLENSHNRCGGTVLSLEYLAQVQQWASSQNLPVHMDGARVFNAAVALGVPASTITKHVDSVQFCLSKGLGAPIGSIVAGSGEFIKKVHRWRKMLGGGMRQVGVVAAAGMIALNEGRERLIDDHVNAKMLAEALSQLPQIELDLASVQTNIIVFGLRDSTFSPEQLVERLRQAGVLIVPFKGRLRAVTHVDVNREQCAEAASIIAEVLQSA
- a CDS encoding SIMPL domain-containing protein (The SIMPL domain is named for its presence in mouse protein SIMPL (signalling molecule that associates with mouse pelle-like kinase). Bacterial member BP26, from Brucella, was shown to assemble into a channel-like structure, while YggE from E. coli has been associated with resistance to oxidative stress.), with protein sequence MNARNSIIGWSLALLLIVGFGITSLVILPRGSAAQTDTESRKRISVTGRGEVKVTPDIAYVTIGVNTNAADAKSALSENNTKMNALIEQLKAAGIAEADIQTTNLNISPSYDYSGNTPVLKGYDVNNSVRVKVSVSDAGGLLDKVVEVGANNISGLSFDVADPAKSLEAARQAAIKDAQLRAEQYAAVSNAQVGEVLVISETSTPVTYPVAYESRDMAAGAGAPIQPGQQSQVIEVQVIFELK
- a CDS encoding OsmC family protein, whose translation is MRISVTQSDQLDLIFDGQSFGYPADLNPVQLQAAALVGCTAAVMERYAQTAELDLSETSLVIRWSFGSEPRRIDRYEIEVMLPVSISAARQAAVLRAAQHCTVHATLEHPPVITIRQV
- the queA gene encoding tRNA preQ1(34) S-adenosylmethionine ribosyltransferase-isomerase QueA, whose translation is MLPIADFDYHLPPERIAQTPVEPRDHSRLLVLDRATGQLEHRHFYEIGRYLRPGDLLVANDSRVLPARLYGQKASGGKTELLLLKQRDAQHWEALIKGKVAVGTNLIITGHSGAQVQATVEELLESGSRIVRFEQPINDRLPELGSMPTPPYITAPLTDPERYQTVYSAQAGSAAAPTAGLHWTPELIEQVKALGVGWANVTLHVGLDTFRPVQTENALEHQIHSEWYELSAETAQAINATRAAGGRIITVGTTSTRVLETVAQAQAISLTTGEIQAAAGWSSIYIYPPYEYRLVNSLITNFHLPKSTLLLLVSALASRDLIMQAYAEAVERQYRFFSFGDAMLII
- a CDS encoding ATP-binding cassette domain-containing protein; amino-acid sequence: MSIRGVELGLRGLGKAIANRTILHDINLEIKPGEFIAIIGKSGCGKTTLLRLIAGLTEPTIGQVALDNSPLAGLNPAARVMFQDARLLPWKRVWENVALGLPNLNPEHALQALHQVGLADRAYDWPLGLSGGERQRLALARAIANTPSLLLLDEPFGALDALTRIEMQQLVEQLWRAQGFTAILVTHDVEEAIALADRVLLIQNQQIALNLPIHLPRSRQRGSAEFAAIKEQLLGAIFGAGYPLTSRVVGA
- a CDS encoding ABC transporter permease subunit, giving the protein MALAIEQPTTAPRSAKKRLQLRQLDQRWLPWLVPIVLIGIWQLAATIGWLSARVLPAPSTILQTTWELLLHQNLLGDIAISTRRALLGLAIGGSLGFIFGLLNGTFPTSERLFDSTFQMIRNIPHLALLPLVILWFGIGETSRLFLVAFGVFFPLYLNTYHGVRSIDPNLREMGIVYGLSKWGLFRHIIFPGALPSILVGLRFALGVMWLTLIVAESLASNAGIGHLTMNAREFMQTDVLVMGIVIYALLGKLADTIARLIERRSLRWRVGA
- the ssuD gene encoding FMNH2-dependent alkanesulfonate monooxygenase, whose product is MEILWFIPTHGDGRYLASTVASRSTTFPYLRQIAQAVDELGFTGALLPTGHYCEDAWVLASALSAVTRQMKFLVAIRPGLMLPGPAVRMASTFDRISNGRLLINVVAGGDSAEVASDGLHLDHDQRYALTDEFLEVWRRVLAGEHVTLEGQHIHVTDGKLMLPPLQQPHPPLYFGGSSPAALEVAAKHVDVYLTWGEPPAQVAEKIAQVRALAAKHGRTIRFGMRMHVIVRETNQAAWDAANDLIRYVDDAAIANAQAAFAKMDSVGQKRMQALHNGNRNQLEVSPNLWAGVGLVRGGAGTALVGDAGTVAERMLEYNELGIDTFVLSGYPHLEEAYRVAELLFPRLPLGSKPTAPTNQTGIFGELLQLHEFSRREGQART
- a CDS encoding sulfonate ABC transporter substrate-binding protein; this translates as MAHRFLIGWQRLALALIVGLLASCGSTSNDAASDGQTSTRTLRIGYQKGGSLPILKGNGALENRLKDVKVEWVEFAAGPPLLEALNAGSIDLGSTGQTPPIFAQAAGTPLVYVASVAASPTGQALLVPKDSPIQSVSELKGKKVAFAKGSSAHYFAIDVLREAGLHYSDIEPAFLTPPDARPAFEGGSVDAWIIWEPYLTIALKATDARIVHDGASLAPSHSYYLAAKSFAEQHPDLVSATLEEIQKVEQWSAQEPQAVAKILAPVIGVDAAILEEVAKKQAFGLSPINDALVNEQQQIADTFFELGLIPKKVSIREAIWTWQPAQASAQ
- a CDS encoding NAD(P)H-dependent oxidoreductase, producing MVDVVTLAGSPAPRSTAAALLEHSKTILERHALVVKSMSVRDIPPEELIGQAQFSPAVRHYSQLIRQAGALIVATPVYKDTYAELLRAWLNLLPAGILRNTLVLPIITGSSARTEAQIYADLATRFRQLGAKHIIPSLFAAEQQIQLLGSKLPPRIHRSLEERLGLALDDIAQQLGVLPLAAVA
- a CDS encoding flippase-like domain-containing protein, whose amino-acid sequence is MDKSLRSKVVISVVLGVIVMLGLALFSDIGKVGDSLSTFNWLMLPAVLGFTIFNYVLRWLKWDYYLRKLGQGTNVSYGQSALLFTAGMVMAVTPGKVGEVLKSGLLKRLNGTPISRSAPIVLAERLTDGLAMLLLMATGLALYPPARPAFVVLVILSVLGLALFQNRRIALGFIGWLERGRLARFAKPLHSFYESSAELLSGRLLVVSTIISVVSWAGECVAMYYVLRGFGAEASGSLLLQSTFIFAASTLFGLVSFLPGGLGASEVSSTLLITTLVKLGEGAATAATIVIRFCTLWFGVLLGIVAMSIFAHRYGLIESEATNLAKEA